CGGGTCAATGTCTCGGTGATCGTCGAAGATCAGGGCCGCCGCGAGTCGGGATCCGCCGGTGGTGGTGGTCGTGTCGGGCTGGATGGTCTGATCGCTGCCGAGGACTGGCAAGCGAAAGCGCGCGAAGCGCTGCGGATCGCTTTGGTCAACCTAGAGGCCGTCCCTGCCCCGGCTGGGCAGATGGACGTACTGCTAGGCCCGGGCTGGCCAGGGATCCTGTTGCACGAAGCCGTGGGGCATGGGCTTGAAGGCGATTTCAATCGCAAGGAAAGCTCCAGCTTCTCGGGTCGGATCGGAGATCAGGTGGCCTCTAAGGGTGTCACCGTGATTGATGACGGCACGATCCCGGATCGCCGCGGCTCGCTGACGGTGGATGACGAGGGCACGCCAAGCCGCAAGAACACTTTGATCGAGGACGGTATTCTTGTTGGCTACATGCAGGATCGCCAGAATGCGCGCCTGATGGGGGTTGAGCCGACGGGCAATGGGCGTCGTCAAAGCTATGCTCATATGCCGATGCCGCGCATGACCAACACATATATGAATGGCGGCGACAAAGACCCCGCAGACCTTCTGGCGGATCTGAAAGACGGCATCTATGCCGTCGGCTTTGGCGGCGGTCAGGTTGACATCACCAATGGCAAATTCGTTTTTTCCTGCACCGAGGCCTATCAGGTCAAAGACGGCAAAGTCGGTGCCCCTGTCAAAGGTGCAACCCTGATCGGAGACGGCGCGACCGCGATGACCCAGATCCGCGCTTTGGGCAACGATATGGAACTCGACCCTGGTATGGGCACCTGCGGAAAAGCAGGTCAAAGCGTGCCAGTGGGCGTAGGC
This is a stretch of genomic DNA from Cognatishimia activa. It encodes these proteins:
- the tldD gene encoding metalloprotease TldD, yielding MADAKFAPFETMLDENRALTLLQEATAGAEDGELFLERSRSEALVFDDGRVKTASYDATEGFGLRAVNGEVAGYAHSSEISESALKRAVATARLAVGKGGGALAAGPSATNQKLYTDSDPIGSASFPVKIDTLRDIDAFARDLDSRVVQVSATLMASLQEVFILRPDGTRISDVRPMTRVNVSVIVEDQGRRESGSAGGGGRVGLDGLIAAEDWQAKAREALRIALVNLEAVPAPAGQMDVLLGPGWPGILLHEAVGHGLEGDFNRKESSSFSGRIGDQVASKGVTVIDDGTIPDRRGSLTVDDEGTPSRKNTLIEDGILVGYMQDRQNARLMGVEPTGNGRRQSYAHMPMPRMTNTYMNGGDKDPADLLADLKDGIYAVGFGGGQVDITNGKFVFSCTEAYQVKDGKVGAPVKGATLIGDGATAMTQIRALGNDMELDPGMGTCGKAGQSVPVGVGQPTVLMGGLTVGGSAT